One region of Dokdonia sp. 4H-3-7-5 genomic DNA includes:
- a CDS encoding fumarate hydratase, with product MDYTNHIVISGDFIAYTSLSTDEKKTLEQQLLQLFQQLETKYNTFSRLIKGDYLECVVPDPENGLAVALAIKTFIKSLEIEEKVENNRTRVFQTYSIRLAMGLGRLDRFNREENIIDGDAIYRSGRAISSESTHNKERMVIKNTLFFSSINEELNLNIDAIISLLDHLLARATSRQSEVLFLKIMGNSEKVIAKKLGVSQSSINQHSTASGWNGMDKAIRYFNHTLSKIS from the coding sequence GTGGATTATACCAATCATATAGTAATTTCTGGTGATTTTATTGCCTACACAAGTTTAAGCACGGACGAAAAGAAAACGCTCGAACAGCAGCTCTTACAGCTGTTTCAGCAACTAGAGACTAAATATAACACGTTCTCTAGACTCATTAAAGGAGATTATCTTGAGTGTGTAGTTCCAGATCCCGAAAATGGACTAGCCGTAGCGCTGGCAATCAAAACATTTATAAAGTCTTTAGAAATTGAGGAAAAAGTAGAAAATAATAGAACAAGAGTTTTTCAAACCTATAGCATACGCCTTGCCATGGGTTTAGGCAGGCTAGATAGATTTAATAGAGAAGAAAACATTATAGATGGCGATGCGATTTACAGAAGCGGTCGCGCCATAAGTAGCGAGAGCACTCACAATAAGGAGCGTATGGTTATAAAAAATACGCTATTCTTTAGTTCAATAAACGAGGAGCTAAACCTCAACATAGATGCGATTATCTCATTACTAGATCACTTACTAGCACGAGCAACTAGTAGACAGAGCGAGGTCTTATTTCTAAAAATCATGGGTAATAGTGAAAAGGTTATCGCAAAAAAACTAGGCGTAAGTCAGTCTTCTATTAACCAGCACTCCACAGCCTCTGGATGGAATGGAATGGACAAAGCCATCAGGTATTTTAATCACACTTTAAGTAAGATTTCATAA
- a CDS encoding amidohydrolase family protein, whose translation MKYIYSTIAILLLLVSCKPKDTKPAYDLKISNVSIIDENGALSSNKNVYLSNDSIYKIEEIGTLSDDKDGNVIDGSGKFLLLGFWDNHTHFRGGEALIPQNEKFLEQFIKYGITTVRDAGGDLTTQVQQWNEEIKNKKRTGPTIYTSGPKLDGKNARWAGSIGVNTDDEISKALDSLQQLGVDYVKLYDSTITRDTYLSIITQAEERGMITSGHMPFTVTLDETITAGIDNIEHLYYILKGCSSREKEITQDIKDGKLGFWGSMEQLIASYDEETAQSTFDKLKSNNVYVTPTLYIGDVLSYMDEVNHSDDAYLKTLDADFIATYEGRNKGALNASPKAKQDRKELQQFFLKLVASLDKAGVNLLSGSDSGAYNSYTYPGQSLHGELQEMVKADITPANAIATMYQGANFLHKKGYQLAPGNKADLVLLNSNPLLDISATQDIHLVIKDGTIVHTEK comes from the coding sequence ATGAAGTATATATACTCAACCATAGCGATACTTTTACTACTAGTAAGTTGCAAGCCTAAGGACACAAAACCAGCGTATGATCTCAAGATAAGCAATGTCTCCATTATAGACGAAAATGGAGCGCTAAGTAGTAATAAAAATGTGTATCTCAGTAATGATTCGATTTATAAAATTGAAGAGATAGGCACTCTTTCTGATGATAAAGATGGTAATGTAATAGACGGTAGTGGCAAGTTTTTACTTCTTGGGTTTTGGGATAATCATACTCATTTTCGCGGAGGCGAAGCTCTTATTCCTCAAAATGAAAAATTTCTTGAACAATTTATAAAATATGGAATTACAACGGTGCGCGATGCTGGAGGCGATCTCACTACCCAAGTACAGCAATGGAATGAAGAAATAAAAAATAAAAAGCGCACAGGTCCTACTATTTATACATCTGGACCTAAACTAGATGGAAAGAATGCTCGCTGGGCAGGTTCTATAGGCGTGAATACAGACGATGAGATAAGCAAAGCACTAGATTCTTTGCAGCAACTAGGCGTCGATTATGTAAAACTTTATGATAGTACGATAACTAGAGATACTTACCTATCCATAATAACACAAGCCGAAGAGCGCGGAATGATTACCTCCGGGCACATGCCTTTTACCGTGACACTAGATGAAACTATCACTGCTGGAATTGATAATATTGAACACCTCTATTATATCTTGAAAGGATGCTCTTCTCGTGAAAAGGAGATCACTCAAGACATAAAAGATGGAAAGCTAGGGTTCTGGGGAAGCATGGAACAGCTTATAGCAAGCTATGATGAGGAAACAGCACAAAGTACTTTTGACAAATTAAAAAGCAACAATGTGTACGTCACTCCTACTTTATACATAGGCGATGTGCTAAGTTATATGGACGAGGTAAATCATAGTGATGATGCCTATTTAAAAACGTTAGATGCAGATTTTATAGCCACTTATGAAGGGAGAAACAAAGGAGCATTGAATGCTAGCCCAAAAGCCAAGCAAGATAGAAAAGAGCTGCAGCAATTTTTTCTAAAACTCGTTGCTTCATTAGATAAAGCTGGAGTTAATCTACTTTCGGGATCAGATAGCGGCGCTTACAACTCATATACGTACCCAGGACAATCGTTACATGGTGAGTTACAAGAAATGGTAAAAGCTGACATCACTCCAGCAAATGCAATCGCAACGATGTATCAAGGTGCAAATTTTTTACACAAGAAAGGCTACCAGTTAGCCCCAGGTAACAAAGCAGATTTAGTGTTGCTTAATAGTAATCCGCTACTAGATATAAGCGCTACACAGGACATACATCTGGTGATTAAGGATGGTACAATCGTACATACTGAAAAATAA
- a CDS encoding Hsp20/alpha crystallin family protein, with the protein MTLVRKNTAPYLPSVFEELLNTDWLGGRTNTFATATPSVNIIEKDDSFTVQVAAPGLKKEDFNIQLDNDLLTISSEIKKDEETAETQKFTRREFNYTSFKRSFNLPESVNTAKITAEYVDGILAIGLPKREESRVQPSRLIEIA; encoded by the coding sequence ATGACTTTAGTTAGAAAAAATACAGCTCCATATTTACCATCAGTTTTTGAAGAATTATTAAATACTGACTGGCTAGGTGGAAGAACAAACACATTTGCAACTGCAACTCCTTCTGTAAATATTATAGAGAAGGATGATTCCTTTACGGTGCAGGTAGCTGCTCCTGGTCTCAAAAAAGAAGATTTTAATATTCAGTTAGATAATGATTTGCTCACAATCTCTTCTGAAATTAAGAAAGACGAAGAGACTGCAGAAACTCAGAAATTTACGAGAAGAGAATTTAATTACACTTCGTTTAAACGCTCGTTTAACTTACCTGAGTCTGTAAATACAGCAAAAATCACAGCCGAGTACGTAGATGGAATTCTTGCAATAGGATTGCCTAAACGTGAGGAATCACGTGTGCAGCCATCTCGATTAATCGAGATAGCATAA
- the uvrB gene encoding excinuclease ABC subunit UvrB produces MKFKLESPFKPTGDQPTAIKSLVDGVNANEAYQTLLGVTGSGKTFTVANVIQETQKPTLVLAHNKTLAAQLYSEFKAFFPNNAVEYFVSYYDYYQPEAFIPSSGVYIEKDLSINEEIEKMRLSTTTSLLSGRRDVIVIASVSCLYGIGNPAEFQKNIIEIKQDQVIARTMLLKKLVQSLYSRTESEFNHGNFRIKGDTVEVFPGYADMAFRIHFFGDEIEEIEAFDPTSAEVIEKYSQLRIYPANMFVTSQDVLQGAINQIGEDLTKQVGFFEGVGKHLEAKRLDERTNFDLEMIRELGYCSGIENYSRYLDGREPGTRPFCLLDFFPDDYLMVVDESHVTVSQVSAMYGGDRSRKENLVEYGFRLPAAMDNRPLKFEEWEAMQNQVIYVSATPADYELQKTEGAYVEQIIRPTGLLDPIVEVRPSLNQIDDLIEEITKVTARNERILVTTLTKRMAEELTKYLTRIDIRTRYIHSDVDTLERVEIMQDLRKGLYDVLVGVNLLREGLDLPEVSLVAILDADKEGFLRSNRSLTQTIGRAARNINGKAIMYADKITRSMQETIDDSNYRRQKQIDYNTKHGLSPMAIKKSLDNAMTQKEAYKIEAEELVNLAAEDAQEYQTRPQIEKKIRSTRKAMEAAAKELDFMQAAKLRDQIKVYQDKLKELA; encoded by the coding sequence TTGAAATTCAAACTTGAATCACCCTTTAAACCTACTGGCGATCAGCCCACTGCTATTAAATCACTAGTAGACGGTGTAAACGCAAATGAAGCCTACCAAACACTGCTAGGTGTGACCGGAAGCGGAAAGACATTTACCGTGGCAAACGTGATTCAAGAAACGCAAAAACCCACACTCGTTCTTGCACATAACAAGACTCTTGCTGCCCAATTATACAGCGAGTTTAAGGCATTTTTTCCAAATAATGCCGTAGAGTATTTTGTTTCCTACTATGATTACTACCAGCCAGAAGCATTTATTCCTTCCTCTGGAGTTTATATTGAAAAAGATCTTTCTATAAATGAGGAGATAGAAAAAATGCGATTGAGCACCACTACCTCCCTACTCTCTGGGAGGCGTGATGTGATTGTGATAGCTTCTGTTTCTTGTTTATACGGTATAGGAAATCCAGCAGAGTTTCAAAAAAATATTATTGAGATTAAGCAAGATCAGGTCATTGCACGTACGATGTTACTTAAAAAGTTAGTGCAAAGTTTATATTCTAGAACAGAGAGCGAATTTAATCACGGGAATTTTAGAATTAAGGGAGATACCGTAGAGGTGTTTCCTGGATATGCAGATATGGCATTTAGGATTCACTTCTTTGGTGATGAGATTGAGGAGATTGAAGCTTTTGACCCAACATCTGCAGAGGTGATAGAGAAGTACTCGCAGTTACGCATCTACCCTGCAAATATGTTTGTGACCTCGCAAGATGTTCTGCAAGGAGCAATAAATCAAATAGGTGAAGACCTCACGAAGCAAGTTGGCTTTTTTGAAGGCGTAGGCAAACACCTAGAAGCAAAACGTCTCGATGAGCGCACTAATTTTGACCTTGAGATGATACGCGAACTTGGGTATTGCTCAGGTATAGAGAATTACTCAAGATATCTTGATGGGCGTGAGCCAGGCACAAGACCGTTCTGTTTATTAGACTTTTTTCCAGACGACTATTTAATGGTAGTAGATGAAAGCCACGTAACGGTTTCTCAAGTAAGTGCAATGTATGGTGGCGATAGAAGTAGGAAAGAAAATCTAGTTGAATACGGTTTTAGGCTCCCTGCAGCGATGGATAACAGGCCTCTTAAATTTGAGGAATGGGAAGCTATGCAGAACCAAGTCATCTACGTATCTGCAACTCCCGCAGATTATGAATTACAGAAAACGGAAGGAGCCTATGTAGAGCAAATCATTAGACCTACAGGCTTACTAGATCCTATCGTAGAAGTACGTCCATCCCTTAACCAGATAGATGATCTTATAGAAGAAATCACAAAAGTTACTGCCCGTAATGAACGTATTCTAGTCACTACACTTACCAAGCGTATGGCAGAAGAACTCACAAAATACCTCACAAGAATAGATATAAGAACTCGCTACATACACTCTGATGTAGATACGCTAGAACGGGTAGAAATCATGCAAGATTTGCGTAAGGGATTATACGACGTACTCGTAGGTGTAAACTTATTAAGAGAAGGACTGGATCTTCCGGAAGTCTCTCTAGTCGCTATTCTAGATGCAGATAAGGAAGGTTTTTTACGTAGCAATAGATCGCTCACACAAACGATAGGTCGTGCTGCCCGTAATATTAACGGTAAGGCGATCATGTATGCAGATAAAATTACTCGCTCTATGCAAGAAACCATAGACGACAGTAATTATCGCAGGCAAAAACAAATAGACTACAATACCAAGCACGGATTGAGCCCGATGGCAATAAAAAAATCGCTAGATAATGCAATGACTCAAAAAGAAGCTTATAAAATAGAAGCCGAAGAACTTGTAAACCTAGCTGCCGAAGATGCGCAAGAGTATCAAACAAGGCCGCAGATTGAAAAGAAAATAAGAAGCACTCGTAAGGCTATGGAAGCTGCTGCAAAAGAACTAGACTTTATGCAGGCTGCAAAGCTCAGAGATCAAATTAAGGTCTACCAAGATAAACTTAAGGAACTCGCATAA